The Budorcas taxicolor isolate Tak-1 chromosome 18, Takin1.1, whole genome shotgun sequence genome window below encodes:
- the LOC128063774 gene encoding phospholipase A2 inhibitor and Ly6/PLAUR domain-containing protein-like, which produces MKPSAKRETFLLATALLCTLLGLGYSLSCEVCVGDGPSCSGKLQTCAPDEDSCVAVVTETNRKASLAVTSYKGCAKSSECDSGFFGITVNPENYMGSKRRCCQKDGCNQDPLPAFMRNHTENGLRCPSCIAAFTETCTASEEALCVGEETRCVAVSGLVQPAGVTFAARGCGMETTCHTKPGTLVPSGARLFTIKKTSCL; this is translated from the exons ATGAAGCCATCTGCAAAACGTGAGACCTTCCTGCTGGCCACGGCGCTGCTCTGCACCCTCCTGGGTCTGG GATACTCACTGAGCTGTGAGGTGTGTGTCGGTGACGGTCCCAGTTGCAGTGGGAAACTGCAGACTTGCGCCCCGGATGAGGACTCCTGCGTTGCTGTTGTGACTGAGACCAACAGAA AGGCCTCCTTGGCAGTGACCAGCTACAAGGGATGTGCGAAATCCAGCGAGTGTGATTCCGGATTCTTCGGCATCACCGTGAACCCTGAGAACTACATGGGCTCCAAGAGGCGCTGCTGCCAGAAGGATGGCTGCAACCAGGACCCCCTGCCCG CGTTCATGAGAAACCATACAGAGAATGGCCTTCGCTGTCCTTCCTGCATCGCTGCCTTTACGGAAACATGCACTGCCAGTGAGGAAGCGCTCTGCGTTGGCGAGGAAACCCGCTGTGTCGCCGTGTCTGGCCTCGTGCAGCCTG CAGGTGTCACATTTGCTGCCCGGGGCTGTGGTATGGAGACCACCTGCCACACCAAGCCTGGGACCCTGGTGCCCTCAGGCGCTCGTTTGTTCACCATCAAGAAGACCAGCTGTCTTTGA
- the LOC128063224 gene encoding phospholipase A2 inhibitor and Ly6/PLAUR domain-containing protein-like, giving the protein MKPSTKPEPFLLASTLLCTLLGLGYPLSCEMCIRNGAICIGEMKACALDEDTCVVIMTETNNKGSVDVTSYKGCSKSSKCDPAFLSITVAPENYMGSDTHCCQSNGCNKDPLPAFRRNLTKNGLRCPSCFTFLKETCTPTDETLCFGEETRCVTVTGLMHPAGVKFASRGCATENACHIKPGTLVPSGSHLLTIKKISCLPSPQASGKAE; this is encoded by the exons ATGAAGCCTTCCACAAAACCTGAGCCTTTCCTGCTAGCTTCCACGCTGCTCTGCACCCTCCTGGGTCTGG GGTACCCACTAAGCTGTGAGATGTGTATCAGGAATGGAGCCATATGCATTGGAGAAATGAAGGCTTGCGCCCTAGACGAGGACACCTGCGTCGTCATCATGACTGAGACTAACAATA AGGGCTCCGTGGACGTGACCAGCTACAAGGGGTGCTCGAAATCCAGCAAGTGTGACCCGGCGTTCCTCTCCATCACCGTGGCTCCAGAGAACTACATGGGGTCCGACACGCACTGCTGCCAGAGCAATGGCTGCAACAAGGACCCCCTGCCCG cgTTCAGGAGAAATCTGACAAAGAATGGCCTTCGGTGTCCTTCCTGCTTCACCTTCCTCAAGGAAACATGCACCCCGACTGACGAAACGCTCTGTTTTGGTGAAGAAACCCGCTGTGTCACCGTGACTGGCCTCATGCACCCTG CAGGTGTCAAATTTGCTTCCCGGGGATGTGCTACGGAGAACGCCTGCCACATCAAGCCTGGGACCCTGGTGCCCTCAGGCTCTCATTTGTTGACCATCAAGAAGATCAGCTGTCTTCCAAGCCCCCAGGCTTCTGGCAAAGCTGAGTGA
- the LOC128063226 gene encoding phospholipase A2 inhibitor and Ly6/PLAUR domain-containing protein-like, with the protein MKPSMKPETFLLASVLLCTLLGLGHPLDCWVCISPGPFCHGTMQPCAPEEDTCMAAVYETHRVGDVLVSSKKGCTTSSDCDSGFLSFNDGPESNIGSTTRCCQSNGCNKDPLPAFRRNLTKNGLRCPSCSTFLKETCTPTDETLCFGEETRCVTVTGLVHPAGVKFASRGCATENACHIKPGTLVPSGSHLLTIKKISCLPSPQASGKAE; encoded by the exons ATGAAGCCTTCCATGAAACCTGAGACCTTCCTGCTGGCTTCCGTGCTGCTCTGCACCCTCCTGGGTCTGG GGCACCCACTAGACTGCTGGGTGTGTATAAGCCCCGGTCCCTTTTGCCATGGAACAATGCAACCTTGCGCCCCTGAAGAGGACACCTGTATGGCCGCCGTGTATGAGACCCACAGAG TTGGCGACGTTTTAGTGAGCTCCAAGAAGGGGTGTACGACATCCAGCGATTGtgactcaggattcctctccttcAATGATGGCCCCGAAAGCAACATAGGGTCTACCACGCGCTGCTGCCAGAGCAATGGCTGCAACAAGGACCCCCTGCCCG cgTTCAGGAGAAATCTGACAAAGAATGGCCTTCGGTGTCCTTCCTGCTCCACCTTCCTCAAGGAAACATGCACCCCGACTGACGAAACGCTCTGTTTTGGTGAAGAAACCCGCTGTGTCACCGTGACTGGCCTCGTGCACCCTG CAGGTGTCAAATTTGCTTCCCGGGGATGTGCTACGGAGAACGCCTGCCACATCAAGCCTGGGACCCTGGTGCCCTCAGGCTCTCATTTGTTGACCATCAAGAAGATCAGCTGTCTTCCAAGCCCCCAGGCTTCTGGCAAAGCTGAGTGA